Proteins encoded by one window of Epinephelus moara isolate mb chromosome 18, YSFRI_EMoa_1.0, whole genome shotgun sequence:
- the LOC126405303 gene encoding phosphoinositide 3-kinase regulatory subunit 5-like, with product MIEDTDTSSRWKMMPRMEQSSCTEDRIQHVLERCLSSLGLDTPDKQLWNAGLCINRWCLEELVKRDPHNFLILLQKILRKTKEVLEQSQYKLVVPLTLLFSSTLLKAPQVASDCDVLQEAYLLFHSFLSWPEPCSSACKRLLNIIQQELRAPGISFQRLLRMEQGISPEIHCAKTMTVLLVSPDEDVPPEVQSVSERLSSTQHSSRDVTITLILHAFQAALGTCHDLQALHTTLQTKRPEELEQLMEAVTDRMETAASTADLSTARRVLLQSMERLRKSLAGPGPADGCPDTGAVETFTLPLPKCHTCSWENDNLDVLYYILTSGSDLDSLPDCFLKAELDEDDTNDTSVDEEDEMEGNKVDHEFQNHRISTTSSSSRDSGYSLSSSWSVVSTPSGSSGVESDFSEDTTHEDAEKGQESQPKLRKKPKKKSRSILGVERFSSFFKSPRSPSNCRRVQSMGYRGDFTTDCQRTGSQLKHSRSMSRQAHPLHPSTTGLDPLSPRKHMCVRRRPILSCDEGDVTEVPTLVKVVVFGGDREAGRLARAYSDLQQKESKCPRLTKTCKLQFYFVPTKRRTIGSTGGGHTPTEGPTGTKTAASVESNGSILEDSTTDIAQMLGMMDPWYERNVLSLLSLSSDVLCQTACKEGGDESVSSGSAESLPLLADLVLYYCRHADQPVLVQLYQAELTLAGGEKRREVFIHSLELGHTAGTRAVKAMGAASKRFGIDGEREAVPLTLSVGYNKVAVSGRSQWMQTEKVCTSVNLYKACRNPEQLDSRIESLQLTMTEVLKRQCSKSKKGYNQHISISKVKVDKVEVNGGKDGTTFAVCLDQDEKKFIQSVTRCEVSLCCKPGSSSDWMSYKPSPGQVQPLHPSYCSLLCLPITSFSASCP from the exons ATGATCGAGGACACTGATACCAGCAGTCGATGG AAGATGATGCCGAGGATGGAGCAGAGCTCGTGCACTGAGGATCGTATCCAGCATGTCCTCGAGCGTTGCCTCAGCAGCTTGGGCCTGGACACTCCGGACAAACAACTCTGGAACG CTGGGCTGTGCATTAACCGCTGGTGTTTGGAGGAACTTGTGAAGAGAGATCCGCACAACTTCCTCATCCTTCTACAGAAAATACTGAGGAAAACAAAGGAG GTGCTGGAGCAGAGTCAGTACAAGCTGGTGGTGCCTCTCACTCTCCTGTTCTCTTCAACCCTCCTCAAA GCTCCTCAGGTGGCGTCAGACTGTGACGTGCTGCAGGAGGCCTACCTGTTGTTCCATAGTTTCCTATCCTGGCCTGAGCCGTGCAGCTCCGCCTGCAAACGCCTGCTGAATATCATCCAGCAGGAGCTCAGAGCACCAG GTATTTCATTTCAAAGACTGCTTCGCATGGAGCAGGGTATTTCCCCGGAGATTCACTGCGCTAAAACCAT GACGGTGCTGTTAGTGAGCCCAGATGAAGACGTCCCTCCAGAGGTCCAGTCTGTCTCAGAGCGGCTGAGCAGCACCCAGCACTCCAGCAGAGACGTCACCATCACCCTCATCCTGCACGCCTTCCAGGCTGCTCTGGGCACCTGTCACGACCTGCAGGCGCTCCACACCACCCTGCAG ACGAAGCGGCCAGAGGAGCTGGAGCAGCTCATGGAGGCAGTGACGGACCGCATGGAGACAGCAGCCTCTACAGCTGATCTCAGCACAGCTAGACGAGTTCTGCTGCAGAGCATGGAAAGGCTCAGGAAGAGCCTGGCTGGTCCTGGTCCTGCTGATGGCTGCCCAGATACCG GGGCTGTTGAGACTTTTACGCTGCCCCTCCCTAAATGTCACACGTGCTCCTGGGAGAACGACAACCTTG aTGTTCTGTATTACATTCTCACCAGCGGGTCGGACCTGGACTCACTTCCAGACTGTTTCCTGAAAGCAGAACTGGATGAGGACGATACTAACGACACCAGTGTGGATGAGGAAGACGAGATGGAGGGAAACAAAGTGGACCACGAGTTTCAAAACCACCGCATCTCCACCACATCCTCTTCCTCGAGGGACTCCGGCTACTCTCTGTCCTCCAGCTGGTCTGTGGTCTCCACGCCATCTGGCTCCTCAGGTGTGGAGAGTGACTTCAGCGAGGACACGACACACGAGGACGCAGAGAAGGGACAAGAGAGCCAACCGAAGCTTAGAAAGAAACCCAAAAAGAAGTCCAGATCCATCTTAGGTGTAGAGCGCTTCTCGTCGTTTTTCAAGAGTCCTCGCAGCCCGAGCAACTGCCGCCGTGTCCAGAGTATGGGCTACAGGGGTGACTTTACCACAGACTGTCAAAGAACTGGTTCGCAGCTTAAACACTCCAGGTCCATGTCCAGACAAGCTCATCCTCTGCATCCGTCCACCACTGGTCTGGATCCTCTTTCCCCCCGGAAGCACATGTGCGTCCGCCGGAGGCCGATCCTGAGCTGCGACGAGGGCGATGTGACAGAAGTGCCCACCTTAGTCAAAGTGGTGGTGTTTGGAGGTGACAGAGAGGCGGGCAGGTTGGCCAGGGCGTACAGCGACCTGCAGCAGAAAGAGAGTAAATGTCCTCGACTCACCAAGACGTGCAAACtgcagttttactttgttcCCACCAAAAGGAGAACGATAGGAAGCACAGGGGGAGGACACACACCGACCGAAGGGCCGACAGGAACCAAAACTGCTGCCTCTGTG GAGAGTAATGGCAGTATACTGGAGGACAGTACCACTGATATAGCACAGATGTTGGGCATGATGGACCCCTGGTACGAGCGAAACGTCCTCAGTCTGCTCAGCCTGTCCTCTGACGTCCTCTGTCAG ACTGCCTGTAAGGAGGGAGGAGATGAGTCAGTGAGCAGTGGCAGCGCAGAGAGTCTTCCCCTGCTGGCCGACCTGGTGCTTTATTACTGCCGACATGCAGACCAGCCTGTTCTGGTGCAGCTCTACCAGGCTGAG CTGACCCTGgctggaggagagaagagaagggaAGTGTTTATTCACTCTCTGGAGCTCGGGCACACTGCTGGAACCAGAGCTGTTAAGGCCATGG GTGCTGCCAGCAAAAGGTTTGGCATTGATGGAGAGCGTGAGGCTGTCCCTTTAACACTAAGTGTTGGCTACAACAAG GTGGCTGTTAGTGGGAGGAGCCAGTGGATGCAGACAGAGAAGGTTTGCACATCGGTGAATCTCTACAAAGCCTGCAGGAACCCTGAGCAGCTCG ATTCAAGAATAGAAAGTCTGCAGCTGACGATGACAGAGGTCCTGAAGAGGCAATGCTCCAAGTCAAAAAAGGGCTACAACCAG CACATCTCCATATCAAAGGTAAAGGTGGACAAGGTGGAGGTGAACGGAGGAAAAGACGGGACGACGTTTGCCGTGTGTCTGGATCAGGATGAGAAGAAGTTCATCCAAAGTGTCACCAG gtgtgAGGTGTCTCTGTGCTGTAAACCAGGAAGCAGTTCAGACTGGATGTCCTACAAGCCCTCACCTGGACAGGTCCAGCCTCTGCACCCGTCCtactgctctctgctctgcctcCCCATCACCTCGTTCTCTGCCTCCTGCCCCTGA